The following coding sequences are from one Granulicella sibirica window:
- a CDS encoding NAD(P)-dependent oxidoreductase yields the protein MNIALVSLRQFRVFEQEVCRGLSTVRRQDHIHLLDVHAGGSAAENYEVLLTFAPLKASDIGLYPNLKLIQTLSSGYEQIDVDFATSQGIWVSYAPSDRTGNAESVAEFALMEILTLSRNLLGAIDSVAQARGEALPISYGLRGKRVCIFGLGAIGRALIERLLPFGCEIVAVTRSPEKAELNIPVHGLEGLPLILGDADIVVVCVRADRSNQGIFNEKMFASMKRGVFFVNVARGSLIDEQALRKAILAGQVRAAALDVLRDEPISPRDPLVSLSQTVVTPHRAGFTDNMLRGTVELIDGILKSFDRKEKFPTLLNEPRSPRHRLESILVEA from the coding sequence GTGAACATTGCTCTTGTCTCTCTAAGACAATTTCGTGTTTTTGAACAGGAAGTCTGCCGCGGGCTCAGCACCGTGCGGCGACAGGACCATATCCATCTGCTTGATGTTCACGCTGGTGGATCTGCAGCAGAAAATTATGAAGTGCTTCTGACATTCGCTCCCCTGAAGGCGTCAGATATAGGCCTGTACCCAAATTTGAAACTGATCCAGACCCTCTCCTCGGGATATGAGCAGATTGATGTCGACTTCGCTACTAGTCAGGGAATCTGGGTGTCCTACGCGCCTTCAGATCGCACAGGAAATGCAGAGTCAGTGGCCGAGTTTGCCTTGATGGAGATCCTCACGCTTTCACGCAACCTTTTGGGGGCAATAGATTCTGTTGCACAAGCGCGCGGCGAGGCATTGCCGATCTCTTACGGGCTTCGGGGTAAAAGAGTATGCATCTTCGGCTTAGGGGCAATCGGGCGGGCTCTCATCGAAAGGCTGCTGCCCTTCGGCTGCGAAATAGTTGCAGTAACACGATCGCCGGAGAAGGCAGAACTTAACATTCCCGTACACGGCCTGGAGGGGCTTCCGTTGATTCTAGGAGATGCAGACATCGTGGTCGTCTGTGTGCGCGCAGATCGCAGTAATCAGGGGATATTCAACGAAAAAATGTTTGCGTCTATGAAGCGCGGCGTTTTCTTTGTGAATGTTGCTCGCGGGTCGCTGATCGACGAACAAGCGTTGCGAAAAGCCATTCTAGCAGGCCAGGTCAGGGCAGCAGCGCTGGATGTTCTTCGCGACGAGCCCATCTCGCCAAGAGATCCGTTAGTTAGCCTGTCGCAAACGGTTGTTACTCCCCACCGTGCTGGGTTCACGGACAACATGCTACGCGGCACCGTTGAGCTGATCGATGGGATTTTGAAATCGTTCGATAGGAAAGAGAAATTTCCCACTCTTCTCAACGAGCCAAGATCACCCCGACACCGTCTTGAGTCAATTCTCGTCGAAGCGTGA